A region of Plutella xylostella chromosome 29, ilPluXylo3.1, whole genome shotgun sequence DNA encodes the following proteins:
- the LOC105385286 gene encoding ATP synthase subunit d, mitochondrial, with the protein MAKRIAQSSVNWSALAERVPAEQKVNLSAFKLKSDTYLRRVLANPAEPPKINWAQYKNVVPIPGMVDSFQKQYEALKIPYPADTMTAKVDAQWAEVKKAVDAFIAESNNHIANYEKEIAVTKALLPYDQMTMEDFRDAYPEEALDPLNKPTFWPHDAEEQLDYVDPEKSHAPAH; encoded by the exons ATGGCGAAAAGGATTGCTCAGAGCTCTGTAAACTGGAGTGCCCTAGCCGAGAGGGTGCCCGCTGAACAGAAGGTCAACCTATCAGCATTCAAACTCAAATCCGATACCTACCTCCGAAG GGTTTTGGCTAACCCTGCTGAGCCGCCAAAGATCAACTGGGCCCAGTACAAGAATGTGGTGCCTATCCCCGGCATGGTGGACTCCTTCCAGAAGCAGTACGAGGCGCTGAAGATCCCCTACCCGGCCGACACCATGACCGCCAAGGTGGACGCGCAGTGGGCCGAGGTCAAGAAGGCCGTCGACGCTTTCATCGCCGAATCCAACAACCATATTGCAAA CTATGAAAAAGAAATTGCAGTGACCAAGGCACTGCTGCCTTACGATCAGATGACCATGGAGGACTTCCGCGATGCATACCCCGAGGAGGCCCTGGACCCGCTCAACAAGCCTACCTTCTGGCCCCACGACGCCGAGGAGCAGCTGGACTATGTCGACCCCGAGAAGAGCCACGCTCCCGCCCACTAA